The Vanessa atalanta chromosome 24, ilVanAtal1.2, whole genome shotgun sequence genome has a segment encoding these proteins:
- the LOC125073432 gene encoding UDP-glucosyltransferase 2-like yields MLSIIVCLLFVFTKNEAANILGVYPTPSISHQVVFRPLMFELARLGHQVTVITTDPAFLKGQAPGNLTEIDMHDVSYEHLKLHGSSENKTDPIDFDNFINDFLINLFVKQLNSTEIQKLLRSSEEFDLIFVESWVRPALIFSYIYNAPVIEFSSLGGINLALEAIGAASHPLIYPNAMHRKIYNLTLWDKINELYIHYSCQFYFTQHELIENEMLKSVLGSDIPDLNYLRQNVRMLFLNVHPIWDFNRPAPPNVLYLAGLHQKPRRELPKDLKLYLDSTKNGVIYVSFGTNVNPSLFSPKILKIFNDVFSHLPYDVLWKWDEDELPGRPNNVEISKWLPQSDLLRHRNVKLFITQGGLQSTDEAITAGVPLIGIPLLADQWFNVEQYVKFDIGKRLLLETLTEDLLMDAIKTIMGDKRYSQNIVKLRSFIIDQPRSPLESAVWWTEHVLRHPDVAYRRTPAANVSWTEYYELKIVLFLLSVLITLFTITVSVIHTIVSKVKYCLHLKVKKN; encoded by the exons ATGCtttcaattattgtttgtttgttatttgtattCACTAAAAATGAAGCGGCAAATATATTGGGAGTTTATCCGACGCCTTCAATAAGTCATCAAGTCGTGTTTCGTCCACTAATGTTCGAACTCGCCAGACTTGGGCACCAGGTTACAGTAATAACGACCGATCCAGCCTTTTTAAAAGGCCAAGCTCCTGGAAACTTGACCGAAATCGATATGCACGATGTCTCCTACGAACACTTGAAGCTTCATGGAAGTTCAGAAAACAAGACTGATCCGATCGATTTTGACAATTTTATCAATGATTTTCTCATAAATTTATTCGTGAAACAATTAAATTCCACTGAAATTCAAAAATTACTCCGTAGTAGTGAAGAATTCGATTTAATATTTGTCGAATCCTGGGTACGACCAGCTCTTATCTTTTCGTACATTTATAACGCGCCTGTCATCGAATTCAGCTCCCTGGGTGGTATTAATTTGGCCTTAGAAGCTATAGGAGCTGCCTCGCATCCCCTTATTTATCCTAATGCGATGCAcagaaaaatttataatttgacgtTATGGGATAAGATAAacgaattatatatacattattcgtGTCAGTTTTATTTTACGCAACACGAACTAATAgaaaatgaaatgttaaaatcaGTTCTTGGTTCAGACATTCCAGATTTGAATTATTTGAGACAAAATGTtcgaatgttatttttaaatgtgcatCCTATTTGGGATTTCAATCGACCTGCTCCACCAAATGTGTTGTATTTAGCAGGTTTACACCAGAAACCTCGAAGAGAATTACCAAAG GATTTGAAATTATATCTTGATTCTACAAAAAATGGAGTTATATACGTGAGTTTTGGTACAAACGTTAATCCATCGTTGTTTTCaccaaaaatcttaaaaatatttaatgatgtatTTTCTCATCTTCCTTACGACGTTTTATGGAAATGGGATGAGGATGAGCTTCCAGGGCGTCCAAATAACGTTGAAATTTCAAAATGGCTGCCGCAGTCTGATTTATTGA gGCATAGAAATGTGAAGCTATTTATAACACAAGGGGGATTACAATCTACAGACGAAGCAATAACTGCCGGTGTTCCCCTCATTGGCATACCACTGCTCGCTGACCAATGGTTCAATGTTGAACAATATGTTAAATTCGACATTGGAAAACGACTCTTATTAGAAACACTCACAGAGGATCTACTGATGGATGCTATTAAGACTATAATGGGAGACAAAAG GTATAgtcaaaatattgtaaagttaCGCAGCTTTATAATTGATCAACCACGATCACCATTGGAAAGCGCTGTGTGGTGGACGGAACACGTGCTGCGCCACCCTGATGTAGCATATCGACGTACACCTGCGGCGAACGTGTCGTGGACCGAGTACTATGAACTGAAAATTGTGCTGTTTCTATTAAGTGTTTTGATAACACTTTTCACGATCACAGTATCAGTGATCCATACAATTGTTTCGAAAGTAAAATATTGTCTACACTTAAAGGTCaagaaaaattaa
- the LOC125073439 gene encoding facilitated trehalose transporter Tret1-like: MKFYGIFEQGSKINQVICAVLINLPVLSYGASTGWMSPMTLLLQSEDSPKGVPLTDSEISWMAAVPYLVCVPFDLIMGVMGDKLGRKISLIFISLVSAASWILLLSSFNIWCLIIARAFVGITMAGCYVTCTTYTKEISDNSIRGALGCLLILFQTTGNLFMYVIGDLLSYKLILWVCLTIPTVHVVVFLFMPESPSYLVKKGRVEDASKALAWLRCESENDAKVQEEIDIIRKEQRNDEASKFALKTMFTDKILRRAFQIAMVATIAREVCGAVPVLNFAGDIFKLASNDTGLVLSPNQQAMLLGVVQVVGSALASSIVEKSGRKPLLLLSSLVSGLSMCALGSWFLLRDLGIGAPSWVPLMTLCLCIFCDSSGLQPISIVLAGEIFSFKYRGIVMAITMSCASFTDFLQLLFFKPLATAVGIHVAFYFFGVICLLMSLYVILVIPETKARCLEDIYKDLLKSKKVKKIEENELTKV; this comes from the exons ATGAAGTTTTACGGAATATTTGAACAGGGGAGCAAGATTAATCAAGTGATATGTGCCGTTTTga TAAACCTCCCGGTGCTGTCATACGGAGCCAGTACTGGCTGGATGTCTCCTATGACTCTTCTACTGCAGTCAGAAGATTCACCAAAAGGCGTACCTCTTACAGATTCTGAG atATCATGGATGGCTGCTGTGCCCTACTTGGTGTGTGTtccatttgatttgataatggGCGTCATGGGAGACAAACTCGGACGAAAGATTTCCCTGATTTTTATATCCTTAGTTAgtgct gctaGTTGGATCTTATTGCTTTCTTCCTTCAACATTTGGTGTCTCATCATAGCGAGGGCGTTCGTCGGTATAACCATGGCTGGTTGTTATGTCACTTGCACCACATACACCAAGGAGATCAGTGATAATAGCATCAGAGGTGCCTTGGGATGTTTG ttaatattgtttcaaaCAACTGGAAATCTCTTCATGTACGTTATTGGAGATCTCTTGAGCTATAAACTTATCCTTTGGGTTTGTCTGACAATACCGACCGTGCACGTAGTAGTGTTTCTCTTTATGCCGGAGTCTCCTTCTTACCTTGTTAAGAAAGGAAGGGTTgag GATGCAAGTAAAGCCTTGGCCTGGCTTCGATGCGAATCAGAAAATGATGCAAAGGTCCAGGAAGAAATAGACATTATAAGAAAAGAACAGAGGAACGACGAAGCGAGCAAGTTTGCTCTCAAGACAATGT TCACTGATAAGATCCTTAGGAGAGCTTTCCAAATAGCCATGGTAGCGACAATAGCTAGAGAAGTGTGTGGAGCTGTACCAGTTCTGAACTTCGCTGGTGACATCTTTAAATTGGCATCTAACGACACCGGTCTGGTGTTGAGTCCAAACCAACAGGCTATGCTGCTTGGTGTCGTTCAAGTGGTAGGTTCGGCCCTCGCTTCAAGTATCGTCGAAAAATCAGGCAGaaag CCTCTTCTTCTGTTGTCATCTCTGGTGTCTGGTCTAAGTATGTGCGCACTCGGTTCTTGGTTCCTATTGCGTGACCTTGGAATAGGTGCCCCATCTTGGGTACCATTAATGACGTTGTGCCTTTGTATCTTCTGTGATTCATCTGGCCTTCAGCCTATCTCCATTGTGCTAGCAGGggagatattttcttttaag tatcGAGGAATTGTGATGGCTATCACAATGTCTTGTGCTTCATTTACTGACTTCCTTCAGCTGTTATTCTTCAAGCCTCTAGCCACAGCAGTTGGCATTCACGTGGCCTTCTACTTCTTCGGAGTCATCTGCTTGCTCATGTCTCTTTACGTCATTCTAGTCATCCCAGAAACTAAAGCTAGATGCCTTGAAGATATTTACAAAGATCTCCTCAAAAGCAAAAAAGTGAAAAAGATCGAAGAGAACGAACTTACAAAAGTTTAA